The Leptotrichia trevisanii DSM 22070 DNA segment ATCTATTTTCTTTAACGAGTCAAATCTTCCCATTGTAATACTCCTTTGAAATTTTTATAAAGATTGTATCATTTCGACCGCGGTCGAAATATAAAATTATTCTAATTCTTTTATCAGGTCATTTGCAATATTTCTATAATCTGTTGATGAAGGAGAGGACTTTTTATAATTTATAATATCAAGATTTTCTAACATTGCATTATTGATATTTGAGTCTTTTCTGACATAATTTTTTGATAAAATATTAGAATTAAGTCCTAAACCATTTGAATTAAAAAAATCTGTAAATTCTTTTAATGCATCAGCAAAAACTTTTGTTCGTTCTTCTACCTGTACGAAAAATACTTTTTTTAATTCTAATTTAGGATTATTTCTTTTACCAATGAAGTATATCTTTATAAGATCGTTTATTCCATTTGTGTCTATTAAGCTACATTTTGATGGTGCGACAATATAATCTGTTGCATTTAAAATACCCCTTACCGTGTTATTGATTGAACCTTCAGTATCAATAATGATATAGTCATAGTCCTGTTTCAGTTGTTCTGTTATATTTGAAAAAATATTAAAGATAGCTTGATTGTCAGAATAACTCGCAAAAAGCATTTCAAGTTGAAGTAATCTTTCATCAGAAATTATAACATCTACTTTATTTTTGCTTGTAATATATTTTGCTTTATCAAATTTCATTGTTTCGTAACATTCTTTTATTAAGTCAAAAATTGTATTATCATTTTTTAAATTAAGATAAGTTGAAACAGCATTTCTTGGGTCAGTATCTATTAATAATATCTTTTTTCCTTTCAAGCTCATTGCATAAGCAAGATTAACAGCTGTAACGGTTTTTCCAGCTCCGCCCTTAGGATTTAGTATGCTTATAACTTTCATAAAATACCTCCTTTAAAAATCTATTTATATTTTATATTTCGACCGCGGTCGAAATGTTAAAATTAGCAAATATGAAATAAAAAATTATACTTAATAATATTGTACTTTGACTTCCTTAAAACGTCAATAATAATTTTTGATTTTTTGTAAATTTTTTGTGTTTAAATAAATGTCTTTTTATGACTAAAAATTTATCAATAATGTTTGCTAAATTTTTTCAGATGAAGATGGCAGAAAAATGATTCAGTTTTGCGAAGTGGAACGCTCGCATTACGAACTCATTTTTTTGCCTGAAAAGCCCTCGGCGTTTGAGAGCTCGGCAGTAATTTTTGAAAAAAATGACAGGCGAGCCATTCATTT contains these protein-coding regions:
- a CDS encoding ParA family protein, which encodes MKVISILNPKGGAGKTVTAVNLAYAMSLKGKKILLIDTDPRNAVSTYLNLKNDNTIFDLIKECYETMKFDKAKYITSKNKVDVIISDERLLQLEMLFASYSDNQAIFNIFSNITEQLKQDYDYIIIDTEGSINNTVRGILNATDYIVAPSKCSLIDTNGINDLIKIYFIGKRNNPKLELKKVFFVQVEERTKVFADALKEFTDFFNSNGLGLNSNILSKNYVRKDSNINNAMLENLDIINYKKSSPSSTDYRNIANDLIKELE